One part of the Trueperaceae bacterium genome encodes these proteins:
- a CDS encoding heparinase II/III family protein: protein MSTEATSRARVDSVVMSEADEARVRRQLEEHAWYREVLETYRRRVEELIARAPEIPVAKGMAFHEACPDDRAPLVFDPYAPRRHVCPLCGKDWQGTAFDLAWVRQFQDWLAKRLVEAGILYRLERDERHARLVRDALTHFVARYHDYPLANDLLGPTRLFQSTYLEAFWLVDIVAAYDLTRSSPAYGEADHAGVEGLLYESAATVMSFDEGASNRQAFDNAGVGAVALLYRDDAMLGHVLEGPHGFAFHMRESLLEDGIWYEGETYHFATLDHSLDLAEMALRRGIDLYAGSSGYGSLRPMFDGPLKVMLPDLTFPSRKDSWFGRGVGYHKAVYELGYARYGDERYGGLLARAYAAGEPRTDLSWRTFLNLEPVLPDVPEEDLRPTSSERMPGTGLAVLRRDGGRTCASLEYGRYGGGHGHPDRLHLNLYADGVQWLLDPGTGWYHVKELAWYRSTLAHNAVMVDASNQDQASGELTAFGETASFAAAQARVAGAYPGTTMRRSLCLGDGFLLDVCEVEAGGLADAAGREVGGRESAGGGGSGGRAGVPGGEVPGDAAEPTIDWTCNVRGEVRFSLGAEGAGEAEARPLGAPLAARGGHQFLDATAEVIGPGGREGLGAGEAPGGGRATGPDRAGAGAVLDVRFADEGRSLRLLQAAPERVFRGRALGIPLREDRPFTTVISRRCGARARFASAWVWGDAASTARLDGEALAVGEDRYALVLDDGPGLGVARLRAGRLAGLAWFGRREVAVADGRGAVVRAACDRRLERAGLAWEEGRLAVDLDPGFGRVVLAGPGLPNTGEVVGLPPGATWRAEAGVLVLEQAPGVAVWAAEEHAVDAAEQHAVGASRWAAPGGARVAAGAVTELRFVVARYGAGDGTRGGQGTSVKGRGDPDAAAPADDPGPRLELPRGWALEGLARAGGDGVVETWTAAVRVPGDADAGVPGDAGREAEVGVLVGGGRHALPVTVVRPVSVAWGVVAAEGSPRLRLALRDQAGSAGRVWGEVIAPWLSPAPRTFVLGLEPHGEAEVDIGLPLAPRPATPPEPPERLARVGVEIPAGPVAEPGDNTGRLAEGGAGDYHVAAVVSRGGFRGVSAWRFPLAWALREGEALAAGMAEPGAAGVPCGAGLRLDRAEQAYWAETPWGGPEDASAVATLTWDERGLRLRCLVTDDVHVSDANAEDLYENDSLQVYFDFRPPSRQDSTFAPGVAGYVLAPDADRRGVRVEAIAGSRELANRDLAADWFTVDGVVATAAPVGELGGYRLEAYFPYSSLGVRPLRPGDVFRADLSLSDNDGSWYRTRQLVWSGARGYRRCYLRWAYLDPAGYGWVVVA, encoded by the coding sequence GTGAGCACGGAGGCGACCAGCCGGGCGCGCGTCGACAGCGTCGTCATGTCGGAGGCCGACGAGGCGCGGGTCAGGCGCCAGCTCGAGGAGCACGCCTGGTACCGCGAGGTCCTCGAGACCTACAGGCGCCGCGTCGAGGAGCTCATCGCCCGCGCCCCCGAGATCCCGGTCGCGAAGGGAATGGCGTTCCACGAGGCCTGCCCCGACGACCGCGCGCCGCTCGTCTTCGACCCCTACGCGCCGCGCCGCCACGTCTGCCCGCTCTGCGGGAAGGACTGGCAGGGCACCGCGTTCGACCTGGCCTGGGTCAGGCAGTTCCAGGACTGGCTAGCGAAGCGTCTCGTCGAGGCCGGCATCCTCTACCGGCTCGAGCGCGACGAGAGGCACGCGCGACTGGTGCGCGACGCCCTCACCCACTTCGTCGCGCGGTACCACGACTACCCGCTGGCGAACGACCTCCTGGGACCGACGCGGCTGTTCCAGAGCACCTACCTCGAGGCGTTCTGGCTCGTGGACATCGTCGCCGCCTACGACCTCACGCGGTCCTCGCCGGCCTACGGCGAGGCCGACCACGCCGGCGTCGAGGGCCTCCTCTACGAGTCGGCGGCCACCGTCATGAGCTTCGACGAGGGCGCGAGCAACCGCCAGGCGTTCGACAACGCCGGCGTGGGCGCCGTCGCGCTGCTCTACCGGGACGACGCCATGCTCGGCCACGTCCTGGAGGGCCCGCACGGCTTCGCGTTCCACATGCGCGAGTCGCTGCTGGAGGACGGCATCTGGTACGAGGGCGAGACCTACCACTTCGCGACGCTCGACCACTCGCTGGACCTGGCGGAGATGGCGCTCCGCCGGGGCATCGACCTCTACGCCGGGTCGTCGGGCTACGGCTCGCTGCGCCCGATGTTCGACGGCCCGCTGAAGGTGATGCTGCCCGACCTGACGTTCCCGTCGCGGAAGGACTCGTGGTTCGGGCGGGGCGTCGGCTACCACAAGGCCGTCTACGAGCTCGGCTACGCCCGCTACGGCGACGAGCGCTACGGCGGGCTGCTCGCCCGCGCCTACGCGGCCGGCGAGCCCCGCACGGACCTCTCCTGGCGCACGTTCCTGAACCTCGAGCCCGTCCTGCCAGACGTGCCGGAGGAGGACCTGCGCCCGACCTCCAGCGAGCGCATGCCGGGGACCGGCCTTGCGGTCCTCCGCCGCGACGGCGGGCGCACCTGCGCGAGCCTCGAGTACGGCCGCTACGGCGGCGGCCACGGACACCCCGACCGCCTGCACCTGAACCTCTACGCGGACGGCGTCCAGTGGCTGCTCGACCCCGGCACCGGCTGGTACCACGTCAAGGAGCTCGCCTGGTACCGCTCCACCCTGGCCCACAACGCCGTCATGGTCGACGCGAGCAACCAGGACCAGGCCAGCGGCGAGCTGACGGCGTTCGGCGAGACGGCGTCGTTCGCGGCGGCCCAGGCGCGCGTGGCGGGCGCGTACCCCGGCACGACGATGCGCCGCAGCCTGTGCCTCGGCGACGGCTTCCTGCTCGACGTCTGCGAGGTCGAAGCGGGCGGCCTCGCCGACGCGGCGGGCAGGGAGGTCGGCGGGCGGGAGAGCGCGGGAGGCGGGGGCTCAGGCGGACGGGCCGGCGTCCCGGGAGGCGAGGTGCCCGGCGACGCGGCGGAGCCGACGATCGACTGGACGTGCAACGTGAGGGGCGAGGTCCGGTTCTCGCTCGGTGCCGAGGGCGCGGGGGAGGCGGAGGCCCGCCCCTTGGGCGCTCCGCTGGCGGCGCGCGGCGGTCATCAGTTCCTCGACGCTACGGCCGAGGTCATCGGCCCGGGAGGGCGAGAAGGGCTCGGCGCCGGCGAGGCGCCGGGCGGCGGACGCGCGACCGGGCCGGACCGGGCCGGAGCCGGCGCCGTCCTCGACGTCAGGTTCGCGGACGAGGGTCGCTCGCTCCGGCTGCTGCAGGCGGCGCCAGAGCGCGTGTTCCGCGGACGGGCCCTCGGCATCCCCCTGCGTGAGGACCGCCCGTTCACGACCGTGATCAGCCGGCGGTGCGGCGCGCGGGCCAGGTTCGCCTCGGCCTGGGTGTGGGGAGACGCCGCGTCGACGGCGCGCCTCGACGGCGAGGCGCTCGCGGTCGGGGAGGACCGCTACGCCCTCGTGCTCGACGACGGTCCCGGGCTGGGCGTGGCGCGCCTGCGCGCCGGGCGCCTGGCCGGCCTGGCCTGGTTCGGCCGCAGGGAGGTGGCGGTCGCGGACGGACGCGGCGCCGTCGTGCGCGCCGCGTGCGACCGCCGGCTCGAGCGCGCTGGGCTCGCCTGGGAGGAGGGTCGCCTCGCCGTCGACCTCGACCCCGGGTTCGGCCGCGTCGTGCTGGCGGGCCCCGGCCTGCCGAACACAGGGGAGGTCGTGGGCCTGCCGCCGGGGGCGACGTGGCGGGCGGAGGCGGGCGTCCTGGTGCTGGAGCAGGCGCCGGGGGTGGCGGTCTGGGCCGCCGAGGAGCACGCGGTCGACGCTGCCGAGCAGCACGCTGTCGGCGCCTCACGCTGGGCTGCGCCGGGCGGCGCCAGGGTCGCGGCGGGTGCAGTGACCGAGCTGAGGTTCGTCGTCGCGCGCTACGGCGCCGGCGATGGGACGCGCGGGGGTCAGGGCACGAGCGTCAAGGGTCGAGGAGACCCGGACGCGGCCGCCCCGGCCGACGACCCGGGCCCGCGCCTCGAGCTCCCGCGCGGCTGGGCGCTCGAGGGCCTCGCCCGCGCGGGGGGCGACGGGGTGGTGGAGACCTGGACGGCCGCGGTGCGCGTCCCGGGCGACGCGGACGCGGGCGTCCCCGGCGACGCTGGCCGCGAGGCCGAGGTCGGGGTGCTCGTGGGGGGCGGGCGACACGCCCTCCCCGTCACCGTCGTGAGACCGGTGAGCGTCGCGTGGGGCGTCGTCGCCGCGGAGGGCTCGCCGCGGCTCCGCCTCGCCCTCAGGGACCAGGCCGGCAGCGCCGGGCGGGTGTGGGGCGAGGTGATCGCGCCGTGGCTGTCGCCGGCGCCCCGCACGTTCGTGCTGGGGCTCGAACCCCACGGCGAGGCGGAGGTCGACATCGGGCTGCCGCTCGCGCCGCGGCCGGCGACCCCGCCCGAGCCGCCGGAGCGCCTGGCGCGCGTCGGCGTCGAGATCCCAGCCGGACCCGTCGCCGAGCCGGGCGACAACACCGGCCGCCTGGCGGAGGGGGGCGCCGGCGACTACCACGTGGCCGCGGTCGTGAGCCGCGGGGGCTTCAGGGGCGTGAGCGCCTGGCGGTTCCCGTTGGCGTGGGCGCTGCGCGAGGGCGAGGCTCTCGCGGCCGGGATGGCCGAGCCCGGCGCCGCCGGCGTCCCCTGCGGCGCCGGGCTGCGCCTCGACAGGGCCGAGCAGGCCTACTGGGCCGAGACGCCGTGGGGCGGTCCTGAGGACGCCTCGGCCGTGGCGACGCTCACCTGGGACGAGCGCGGTCTGCGGCTGCGCTGCCTCGTCACCGACGACGTGCACGTCAGCGACGCGAACGCCGAGGACCTCTACGAGAACGACTCGCTGCAGGTCTACTTCGACTTCCGGCCGCCGTCCAGGCAGGACTCGACGTTCGCGCCGGGGGTCGCGGGCTACGTGCTGGCCCCCGACGCCGACAGGCGCGGCGTGAGGGTAGAGGCCATAGCCGGCAGCCGCGAGCTGGCGAACCGCGACCTGGCGGCGGACTGGTTCACCGTCGACGGCGTGGTGGCCACGGCCGCGCCCGTGGGGGAGCTGGGCGGCTACCGCCTCGAGGCCTACTTCCCGTACTCCAGCCTCGGCGTGCGCCCGCTGCGCCCCGGCGACGTGTTCAGGGCCGACCTGTCGCTGTCCGACAACGACGGCAGCTGGTACCGCACGCGCCAGCTGGTGTGGAGCGGCGCCCGCGGCTACCGGCGCTGCTACCTCAGGTGGGCGTACCTCGACCCCGCCGGCTACGGCTGGGTCGTGGTGGCCTGA
- a CDS encoding ABC transporter ATP-binding protein codes for MSVPTMPGGAILEVSGLRTHVFTPEGVVRAVDGVDFTVPAGKTVCVVGESGCGKSLTARSIMQTVPPPGKVVAGEVLFRRDDGAVVDLAAMDPKGREIRSIRGREIAMVFQEPMTSLSPVHTVGNQIVEALRLHLPLRPAEARRRAVESLAMVGMPRPERIMDSYTFQLSGGMRQRAMIAMALSCRPRLLIADEPTTALDVTTQANILDLIRELQEELGMAVLFITHDLGVVAEMADEVVVMYLGRVVERGPVDETFHDPKHPYTRALLGSIPRLGTGARDADLASIGGSVPHPFRRPGGCPFHPRCDSFMPGLCDRVEPPPVTTADGREVRCLLYGGAPEGASAPGAGAGTGASRRDGAAEGPAGRAGEPARGEA; via the coding sequence GTGAGCGTCCCGACCATGCCGGGCGGCGCGATCCTCGAGGTCAGCGGCCTCAGGACGCACGTCTTCACCCCCGAGGGCGTCGTGCGCGCGGTGGACGGCGTCGACTTCACGGTCCCGGCGGGGAAGACGGTGTGCGTCGTGGGCGAGTCGGGCTGCGGCAAGTCGCTTACCGCCCGCTCGATCATGCAGACCGTCCCGCCGCCCGGCAAGGTCGTCGCCGGGGAGGTCCTCTTCCGGCGCGACGACGGCGCCGTCGTCGACCTCGCGGCCATGGACCCGAAGGGCAGGGAGATCAGGAGCATCCGCGGGCGCGAGATCGCGATGGTCTTCCAGGAGCCCATGACCTCGCTGAGCCCGGTCCACACGGTCGGGAACCAGATCGTAGAGGCGTTGAGGCTGCACCTCCCGCTCAGGCCCGCCGAGGCCAGGCGCCGCGCCGTCGAGTCGCTGGCGATGGTGGGCATGCCGCGGCCCGAGCGCATCATGGACTCGTACACGTTCCAGCTCTCGGGCGGCATGAGGCAGCGCGCGATGATCGCGATGGCGCTGAGCTGCCGGCCGCGCCTGCTCATCGCCGACGAGCCCACGACGGCGCTCGACGTGACCACGCAGGCGAACATCCTCGACCTGATCCGCGAGCTGCAGGAAGAGCTGGGCATGGCGGTGCTGTTCATCACCCACGACCTCGGCGTCGTGGCCGAGATGGCCGACGAGGTCGTCGTCATGTACCTCGGCCGCGTCGTCGAGCGGGGCCCCGTCGACGAGACGTTCCACGACCCCAAGCACCCCTACACCCGCGCCCTCCTCGGCTCGATCCCCCGGCTCGGCACGGGCGCGAGGGACGCGGACCTGGCGTCGATAGGGGGCTCGGTGCCGCACCCGTTCAGGCGGCCAGGCGGCTGCCCGTTCCACCCGCGTTGCGACTCGTTCATGCCCGGGCTGTGCGACCGCGTCGAGCCGCCGCCGGTGACGACGGCGGACGGGCGCGAGGTGCGGTGCCTGCTCTACGGCGGCGCCCCCGAGGGCGCTTCCGCGCCCGGCGCCGGAGCGGGTACCGGCGCGTCGCGCCGCGACGGCGCGGCGGAGGGGCCGGCGGGGCGGGCCGGCGAGCCCGCGCGGGGGGAGGCGTGA
- a CDS encoding ABC transporter permease, translating into MADATLTRALPDPAGDRPLEVAGYWRLVWWRFRRHKLAVAGAIVTAAIYLVALLAEFLAPWPPTAVNSRYTYAPPQTLHLRLRAEEGKPAGLYVYGYDVQIDREAFRRTFVVDPDQVVPVRLFARGEPYELFGLIPWDRHLIGPVDPSQPMYLLGADRLGRDVLSRTIHGARVSMSIGLVGVALSLLLGMVLGGVSGYFGGAADTVIQRVIEFLRSIPTIPLWMGLAAAIPLDWPPLRVYFVITLLLSLIGWTGLAREVRGRFFALKTEDFVTAARLDGVSEGRIILRHMMPSFTSHIIASVTLAIPAMILAETSLSFLGIGLRSPVVSWGVQLQEAQNVRSVATAPWLFWPGVAVVVAVLALNFLGDGLRDAADPYGT; encoded by the coding sequence GTGGCTGACGCGACCCTGACCCGCGCGCTGCCCGACCCGGCCGGCGACAGGCCGCTGGAGGTGGCCGGCTACTGGCGTCTGGTGTGGTGGCGGTTCCGCCGGCACAAGCTCGCGGTCGCCGGCGCCATCGTCACGGCGGCCATCTACCTCGTGGCCCTCCTCGCCGAGTTCCTGGCCCCGTGGCCCCCGACCGCGGTGAACTCGCGCTACACCTACGCGCCGCCGCAGACGCTCCACCTCCGGCTCAGGGCGGAGGAGGGGAAGCCGGCCGGGCTCTACGTCTACGGGTACGACGTGCAGATCGACCGCGAGGCGTTCCGGCGCACGTTCGTCGTCGACCCCGACCAGGTCGTGCCGGTGAGGCTCTTCGCCCGCGGCGAGCCGTACGAGCTCTTCGGCCTGATCCCCTGGGACAGGCACCTCATCGGCCCCGTCGACCCCTCGCAGCCCATGTACCTGCTGGGCGCCGACAGGCTGGGCCGCGACGTGCTGAGCCGCACGATCCACGGGGCGCGCGTCTCCATGTCGATAGGCCTCGTCGGCGTGGCGCTCAGCCTGCTCCTCGGGATGGTGCTGGGCGGCGTCTCCGGCTACTTCGGCGGCGCCGCCGACACCGTCATCCAGCGCGTCATCGAGTTCCTCAGGTCGATCCCCACGATCCCGCTGTGGATGGGACTGGCGGCCGCCATCCCGCTGGATTGGCCGCCGCTGCGCGTCTACTTCGTGATCACGCTCCTGCTCTCGCTGATCGGCTGGACGGGGCTCGCCCGCGAGGTCAGGGGCCGCTTCTTCGCCCTTAAGACCGAAGACTTCGTCACCGCCGCCCGCCTCGACGGCGTCAGCGAGGGTCGCATCATCCTGCGGCACATGATGCCCTCGTTCACCAGCCACATCATCGCCTCGGTGACCCTGGCGATCCCCGCCATGATCCTGGCCGAGACCTCGCTGAGCTTCCTCGGCATCGGCCTCCGCTCGCCGGTGGTGAGCTGGGGCGTGCAGCTCCAGGAGGCGCAGAACGTCCGCTCCGTGGCGACCGCGCCGTGGCTGTTCTGGCCCGGCGTCGCCGTCGTCGTCGCCGTGCTCGCGCTCAACTTCCTCGGGGACGGCCTGCGCGACGCGGCCGACCCGTACGGCACGTGA
- a CDS encoding oligopeptide/dipeptide ABC transporter ATP-binding protein — MTSAGPRSTPPGAETPLLRVRGLEVHFPITRGVFGRTVGYVKAVDGVSFDVREGTTLGLVGESGCGKTTLGRALLRVYEPTAGEVLYRTPEGAQVDLARLAPAELRPYRQQIRMVFQDPHSSLNPRFPVRDIVAEPLKVNRLVRERDIDGVVGDLLAQVGLRPETMHRYPHAFSGGERQRIGIARALATSPRLVIADEAVSALDVSVQAQILNLLKRLQRELGLTYVFVSHDLSVVEHLSDEVAVMYVGKLVESGPTAELYRRPLHPYTEALLSAVPKPDPRLRGREGRIRLPGEVADPADPPPGCPFHPRCAYARDVCRTDVPPLREVEPGRRAACHFAGELELRGVEAEAA, encoded by the coding sequence GTGACGTCCGCCGGCCCTCGCTCCACGCCGCCCGGCGCAGAAACCCCGCTGCTGCGCGTCAGGGGCCTCGAGGTCCACTTCCCGATCACGCGGGGCGTCTTCGGCCGCACCGTGGGGTACGTCAAGGCCGTCGACGGCGTGAGCTTCGACGTGCGCGAGGGCACGACCCTGGGGCTCGTGGGTGAGTCCGGCTGCGGCAAGACCACGCTGGGGCGCGCCCTGCTGCGCGTCTACGAGCCCACCGCCGGCGAGGTCCTCTACCGCACGCCGGAGGGCGCGCAGGTCGACCTGGCGCGTCTCGCGCCCGCCGAGCTGCGCCCCTACCGCCAGCAGATCCGCATGGTCTTCCAGGACCCCCACTCGTCGCTCAACCCGCGCTTCCCCGTGCGCGACATCGTCGCGGAGCCGCTGAAGGTGAACCGCCTGGTGCGGGAGCGCGACATCGACGGGGTCGTGGGGGACCTGCTCGCCCAGGTGGGCCTGCGGCCGGAGACGATGCACCGCTACCCGCACGCCTTCAGCGGCGGCGAGAGGCAGCGCATCGGGATCGCCCGCGCCCTGGCCACGTCGCCGCGGCTGGTGATCGCCGACGAGGCGGTCTCGGCCCTCGACGTCTCGGTCCAGGCGCAGATCCTCAACCTGCTCAAACGGCTGCAGCGCGAGCTCGGCCTCACTTACGTCTTCGTCTCGCACGACCTGAGCGTCGTCGAGCACCTCAGCGACGAGGTCGCCGTGATGTACGTGGGCAAGCTCGTGGAGTCCGGCCCGACGGCGGAGCTGTACCGCCGACCGCTGCACCCCTACACCGAGGCCCTCCTCTCGGCCGTGCCCAAGCCCGACCCGCGGCTGCGCGGCCGGGAGGGGCGCATCCGCCTGCCGGGCGAGGTGGCGGACCCGGCCGACCCGCCGCCGGGCTGCCCCTTCCACCCGCGCTGCGCGTACGCCAGGGACGTCTGCCGCACCGACGTGCCGCCGCTGCGCGAGGTCGAGCCGGGTCGGCGCGCCGCCTGCCACTTCGCGGGCGAGCTCGAGCTGCGCGGCGTCGAGGCGGAGGCGGCGTGA
- a CDS encoding ABC transporter permease — protein sequence MLAYFVRRLLYMIPTLLAISVVSFFIIQLPPGDYLSTLVANLAAQGDQVDSARLIALRERYGLDQPVWVQYWKWVSGIVLRGDFGHSFEWNRPVSQLIWQRLGLTFVLSLSTLVFTWAISLPTGVFSAVRKYSIGDYVATFLGFIGLAIPNFLLALVLMYVAFKFFNQSVGGLFSPQFVDAPWSLAKVRDLLAHLWVPMVVIGTSGTASLIRIMRANLLDELHKPYVETARAKGLPEGRLLVKYPVRVALNPFVSTVGWVLPSLVSGEAIVAIVLSLPTTGPLLLRALDSQDMYLAGSFIMMLSVLTVVGTFVSDLLLAWLDPRIRYR from the coding sequence ATGCTCGCGTACTTCGTCCGCCGGCTGCTGTACATGATCCCGACGCTGCTCGCGATCTCGGTGGTGTCGTTCTTCATCATCCAGCTGCCGCCGGGCGACTACCTGAGCACGCTCGTCGCGAACCTGGCCGCCCAGGGGGACCAGGTGGACAGCGCGCGGCTCATCGCCCTGAGGGAGAGGTACGGGCTCGACCAGCCCGTCTGGGTGCAGTACTGGAAGTGGGTCTCGGGCATCGTGCTGCGCGGCGACTTCGGCCACTCGTTCGAGTGGAACAGGCCCGTGAGCCAGCTCATATGGCAGCGCCTCGGCCTGACCTTCGTGCTCTCCCTCAGCACGCTCGTCTTCACCTGGGCGATCTCCCTGCCCACCGGCGTCTTCTCGGCCGTGCGCAAGTACTCGATCGGCGACTACGTGGCCACGTTCCTCGGCTTCATCGGCCTGGCGATCCCGAACTTCCTGCTGGCCCTGGTGCTCATGTACGTGGCCTTCAAGTTCTTCAACCAGAGCGTCGGGGGCCTGTTCTCGCCGCAGTTCGTCGACGCTCCCTGGAGCCTGGCGAAGGTCAGGGACCTCCTGGCGCACCTCTGGGTGCCCATGGTCGTGATAGGCACGTCCGGCACGGCCAGCCTGATCCGCATCATGCGCGCGAACCTGCTCGACGAGCTCCACAAGCCCTACGTGGAGACGGCCCGCGCCAAGGGGCTGCCCGAGGGTCGGCTGCTGGTGAAGTACCCGGTGAGGGTGGCGCTCAACCCGTTCGTCAGCACGGTCGGCTGGGTGCTGCCCAGCCTGGTGTCGGGCGAGGCGATCGTGGCGATCGTCCTCAGCCTGCCCACCACCGGCCCCCTGCTCCTGAGGGCGCTCGACTCGCAGGACATGTACCTCGCCGGCAGCTTCATCATGATGCTCAGCGTGCTCACTGTCGTCGGCACGTTCGTCTCGGACCTCCTGCTCGCCTGGCTCGACCCGAGGATCAGGTACCGCTGA